Proteins encoded by one window of Teretinema zuelzerae:
- a CDS encoding DegT/DnrJ/EryC1/StrS family aminotransferase: MKIPVFSSTIRRKEMDAVLTCMVAERVGPGEMNQRFSQTVKESLSFEGAGVFRSASIALAYACNALNLTAGSGIIISALAPAWHYHAVSRLGYNPIVADVDAETAVVTADSLKNAVDQGGRLILLHETLGFVPDMPSILALNIPVIEDISQSVGTFVNEKPVGTFGIFSILGLEDRDLLTAGGGALLLAANKREAIVLKKLVDEAPKTDILPDINAALAWVQFKELGRNSQTRKEMHSLFLRSLMQGRHKTIIQGEEVVSSVYGFPVILSSGLKEVRQYATKKDIEIEEAFSDSVLSVLGDDVEGFINAKSLSMRCVLFPLYPRLGAANVAKISKILATLP; the protein is encoded by the coding sequence ATGAAAATACCAGTTTTTAGTTCTACGATCCGTCGTAAAGAGATGGATGCGGTTTTGACTTGCATGGTTGCCGAGCGCGTTGGTCCCGGCGAAATGAATCAACGTTTTTCTCAGACTGTTAAAGAGAGTCTTTCATTCGAGGGAGCGGGCGTATTCCGAAGCGCTTCAATTGCTTTAGCCTATGCATGTAATGCTTTAAATCTTACTGCTGGAAGCGGTATCATAATTTCTGCTTTAGCTCCTGCCTGGCATTATCATGCTGTATCGCGTTTAGGGTATAATCCCATAGTCGCCGACGTCGATGCCGAAACGGCAGTTGTTACTGCGGATTCATTGAAAAATGCCGTGGATCAAGGCGGCAGGCTAATCCTCCTGCATGAGACTCTCGGTTTTGTACCGGATATGCCTTCAATTCTGGCTTTGAACATACCTGTTATTGAAGATATTTCGCAAAGCGTCGGCACCTTTGTCAACGAGAAGCCGGTAGGAACTTTCGGAATCTTTTCGATTTTGGGCTTGGAAGATCGTGATTTGCTGACAGCCGGAGGAGGAGCTTTACTTTTAGCGGCGAACAAGCGCGAAGCTATCGTTCTGAAAAAACTGGTCGATGAAGCACCGAAAACCGACATTCTTCCCGACATAAACGCGGCATTGGCTTGGGTTCAATTTAAGGAACTCGGAAGAAACAGCCAAACAAGAAAAGAAATGCATTCTTTATTTCTCCGTTCTCTGATGCAGGGCCGTCATAAAACCATAATACAGGGCGAAGAGGTAGTTTCGTCGGTATATGGATTTCCGGTGATATTATCCAGCGGATTAAAAGAAGTACGACAGTATGCGACAAAAAAGGATATTGAAATAGAAGAGGCCTTTAGCGATAGCGTTCTATCAGTATTGGGCGACGATGTTGAAGGCTTCATTAATGCAAAATCCCTTTCAATGCGGTGTGTTTTATTTCCGCTTTATCCTCGCCTGGGAGCCGCAAATGTTGCGAAGATCTCGAAGATTCTTGCAACGTTGCCGTGA
- a CDS encoding chemotaxis protein CheW translates to MAAGDSQFQLVTFQLGEELYGVDIMDVKEIVRVQDIRPIPNAPYYVEGIFNLRSEIIPIINLHKRFHLKKAQLEEGDEYLGGFIIINIDGNKLGIIIDRIARVVMVQQSEIQPPPQMISGIGAEYINGVVRQDSSYLIVLDIRRLFNPKELQKLASL, encoded by the coding sequence ATGGCCGCAGGCGATTCACAATTTCAGCTTGTTACATTTCAGCTCGGTGAAGAATTGTATGGCGTAGACATCATGGATGTTAAGGAAATTGTTCGTGTACAGGATATACGACCGATCCCGAACGCACCTTATTACGTGGAAGGCATATTCAATTTAAGAAGCGAGATAATACCGATTATCAATTTGCATAAACGATTCCACCTTAAAAAAGCCCAGCTCGAAGAAGGTGACGAGTATCTCGGAGGTTTTATAATTATAAACATCGATGGGAATAAACTCGGTATAATTATTGACCGCATCGCAAGAGTCGTGATGGTTCAGCAATCAGAAATTCAGCCTCCTCCTCAAATGATCAGCGGAATCGGAGCGGAGTACATCAACGGTGTAGTACGGCAAGATTCAAGTTATCTCATAGTACTAGACATCAGGCGTTTGTTTAATCCTAAAGAGCTCCAAAAGTTAGCAAGTTTATAA